In the genome of Pelobacter seleniigenes DSM 18267, one region contains:
- the aroC gene encoding chorismate synthase has product MSSSFGRFFKISTFGESHCPGVGVVVDGVPPQLALSEQDIQVQLDRRRPGGNRLGTERNEADQVQILSGVENGLTLGTPIGMLVKNKDQRPGDYGSMSEIPRPSHADYTYRMKYGIHASSGGGRSSARETIGRVAAGAVAEKFLLEQFGIEIVAWVSSVGNHDAAAVDMNSISRELVDENAIRCPDPAAAANMTEEIVAAREAKDSVGGVVSCVCRNLPAGLGEPVFDRLEAMLAHAMLSLPATKGFELGSGFAGARMRGSAHNDPFINRAGRLGTLTNHSGGIQGGISNGEPVYFRVAFKPPATIGQAQQTVKYTGEDALLEAKGRHDPCVVPRAVPIVETMTALVLADLAMIQKMRQ; this is encoded by the coding sequence ATGTCGAGCAGTTTCGGTCGATTTTTCAAAATCAGCACATTCGGTGAATCTCATTGCCCCGGCGTAGGGGTTGTCGTTGACGGCGTTCCGCCGCAGCTGGCCCTCAGTGAACAAGATATCCAGGTCCAGCTTGACCGGCGCAGGCCGGGCGGCAACCGCCTCGGCACCGAACGAAATGAAGCCGATCAGGTGCAGATCCTCTCCGGAGTCGAAAACGGCCTGACCCTGGGCACCCCTATCGGTATGCTGGTCAAAAACAAGGATCAGCGTCCCGGCGATTACGGTTCCATGAGCGAGATCCCCCGCCCCTCCCATGCCGATTACACCTATCGCATGAAATACGGGATCCATGCCTCCAGCGGTGGCGGCCGGTCCAGTGCCCGGGAAACCATCGGCCGGGTGGCCGCCGGTGCCGTGGCCGAGAAATTTCTGTTGGAACAGTTCGGTATTGAGATTGTCGCCTGGGTCAGCTCGGTCGGCAACCATGATGCCGCGGCCGTCGATATGAACAGTATCAGCCGTGAGTTGGTCGACGAGAACGCGATCCGCTGCCCGGACCCTGCGGCAGCCGCTAATATGACCGAAGAGATCGTCGCGGCCCGCGAAGCCAAAGACTCGGTGGGCGGAGTGGTCAGCTGTGTCTGTCGCAACCTTCCCGCTGGTCTCGGCGAGCCGGTCTTTGATCGCCTCGAAGCCATGCTCGCCCACGCCATGCTATCGCTCCCCGCGACCAAGGGGTTTGAACTCGGCTCCGGCTTTGCCGGGGCACGCATGCGCGGCTCAGCCCATAATGACCCCTTTATCAACCGGGCGGGCAGATTGGGCACCCTGACCAACCATAGCGGCGGGATTCAGGGGGGCATCTCCAACGGTGAGCCGGTCTATTTCCGGGTCGCCTTCAAGCCCCCGGCAACCATCGGCCAGGCCCAGCAGACGGTAAAATATACCGGAGAAGACGCCTTGCTTGAAGCCAAAGGACGACACGATCCCTGTGTGGTTCCCCGGGCGGTTCCGATCGTGGAAACCATGACCGCTCTGGTTCTGGCCGATCTGGCCATGATTCAGAAAATGCGCCAATAA
- the ylqF gene encoding ribosome biogenesis GTPase YlqF: protein MIIDWYPGHMKKARAQITEILPKIDLVIEVLDARLPISSANPLLERLRNNKPCIKVLNKADLADSSVTKAWISKLEQQQAVKALAIDAKDRRDAGLIPKLCRKMLTARVKAGKPLRILIVGIPNVGKSTLINTMAGKKIARVGDKPAITTCPQQIDLRNGILLSDTPGILWPILDSVPGACRLAASGAIGDDAYDSTAVGLVSAEYLSERYPGLLLKRYKLDRLPDTPLLLLEEIGRQRGCLVSGGEVDLHRAAEVLLRELRGGKIGPISLERPNETNSAFERATETQ, encoded by the coding sequence ATGATTATCGACTGGTATCCGGGCCACATGAAGAAGGCCCGGGCACAGATCACTGAAATCCTGCCTAAAATTGACCTGGTTATCGAGGTTCTTGACGCCCGCTTACCGATCAGCAGCGCCAACCCTCTGCTGGAACGGTTGCGCAACAACAAACCCTGCATCAAGGTCCTCAACAAGGCTGATTTGGCCGATTCCAGCGTCACCAAAGCCTGGATCAGCAAGCTGGAGCAGCAGCAGGCCGTCAAGGCCTTGGCAATCGACGCCAAAGACCGCCGCGATGCCGGACTGATTCCCAAGCTCTGCCGCAAGATGCTCACAGCGCGGGTCAAGGCCGGAAAACCTTTGCGGATTCTTATTGTCGGGATTCCCAATGTTGGCAAATCGACCCTGATCAATACCATGGCTGGCAAGAAAATCGCCCGGGTCGGCGACAAGCCAGCCATCACCACCTGCCCACAGCAGATTGACCTGCGCAACGGGATTCTGCTTTCGGATACGCCGGGGATTCTTTGGCCGATTCTCGACAGCGTCCCCGGTGCCTGCCGACTGGCGGCCAGCGGGGCTATTGGTGATGACGCCTATGATTCGACGGCTGTCGGCCTGGTCAGCGCCGAGTACCTGAGCGAACGCTACCCCGGCCTGCTGCTGAAACGCTATAAGCTCGACCGACTCCCTGACACCCCGCTGTTACTGCTGGAGGAGATCGGCCGGCAACGCGGCTGCCTGGTCAGCGGCGGCGAAGTCGACCTGCATCGTGCCGCGGAGGTGCTGCTGCGCGAATTGCGGGGTGGGAAAATCGGTCCCATCAGCCTGGAAAGACCGAACGAAACAAACAGTGCTTTTGAAAGGGCGACGGAAACCCAATGA
- the dnaJ gene encoding molecular chaperone DnaJ: MILSKRDYYEILGVNRNASETEIKKAYRRLAIQYHPDKNPGDKTAEDKFKELSEAYAVLSDSQKRATYDQFGHAGVNGGGGFSGGGFDFGGAPFEDIFGDIFGDIFGGGSRRGSRGQRGDDLRYNLTISFEEAAFGTEKKLQLPRKQNCETCHGSGARPGTDAQTCSTCRGAGQVRYQQGFFTMTRPCPDCRGEGKIIKDPCPDCRGTGQVRKKRSLSLRVPAGVENGTRLKLNGEGEAGSQGGPPGDLYVVISVEEHPIFQRDGQNVICEIPISFVQATLGCDLEVPTLEGKVNMKVPAGTQSGKVLKLSGKGIVSLQGYGRGDQLVVLKVEVPTKLNSRQRELLEEFARESGEDIHPQGKGFFDKVKELFD, encoded by the coding sequence ATTATTTTGTCTAAACGCGATTACTACGAAATTCTGGGAGTCAACCGGAACGCCAGCGAAACCGAAATCAAAAAGGCCTATCGTCGGCTGGCGATTCAATACCATCCGGATAAAAACCCCGGCGATAAAACTGCCGAAGATAAATTCAAAGAGCTTTCTGAAGCTTACGCCGTTCTGTCCGATTCCCAAAAACGCGCCACTTACGATCAATTCGGCCATGCCGGGGTTAACGGCGGCGGCGGTTTTTCCGGTGGTGGTTTCGATTTTGGCGGCGCTCCTTTCGAAGATATTTTCGGCGATATTTTCGGTGATATTTTCGGCGGAGGGTCAAGACGCGGCAGTCGCGGGCAACGGGGCGACGATCTTCGTTACAACCTGACCATCAGTTTTGAGGAAGCGGCCTTCGGGACAGAAAAGAAACTTCAGCTGCCCCGCAAACAGAACTGTGAAACCTGCCATGGTTCAGGAGCCCGGCCGGGAACAGACGCTCAAACCTGTTCAACCTGCCGCGGAGCCGGCCAGGTTCGCTACCAGCAGGGCTTCTTTACCATGACCCGCCCCTGTCCGGACTGTCGCGGTGAAGGCAAGATCATCAAAGATCCCTGCCCGGACTGCCGCGGGACCGGCCAGGTCAGGAAAAAGCGCTCCCTCTCCCTCCGGGTTCCAGCCGGAGTGGAAAACGGGACACGTCTCAAATTGAACGGAGAGGGCGAAGCCGGGTCGCAGGGCGGTCCTCCCGGGGACCTTTATGTCGTCATCAGCGTGGAAGAACACCCGATCTTTCAGCGCGACGGCCAAAACGTCATCTGTGAAATTCCCATTTCATTTGTTCAGGCTACTCTGGGCTGCGACCTTGAGGTGCCCACCCTGGAAGGCAAAGTCAACATGAAGGTTCCGGCCGGAACCCAGAGCGGAAAAGTGCTCAAACTCTCCGGCAAGGGGATCGTTTCACTGCAGGGCTACGGCCGTGGCGACCAGCTGGTGGTCCTTAAAGTTGAGGTTCCAACCAAACTGAACAGCCGCCAGCGGGAACTGCTGGAAGAATTTGCCCGCGAAAGCGGTGAAGATATTCATCCCCAGGGCAAGGGATTTTTTGATAAAGTCAAGGAACTGTTTGACTGA
- a CDS encoding dihydrolipoyl dehydrogenase family protein, which translates to MPRKYDIIVLGAGTTAFGGARIAAAQGKKVVMIEQSQIGGTCVNWGCIPSKTLIHKAEMYHGARKGEGWGLNLRAGYPDCGTLMPLKTNAVETVRTTHYQRELRNTPNMEVVHARGRFVAPFEIEAGEEIFTAPQILIATGGEPRVVPIPGLDKVHYLTSYSALHLPCFPESIIILGGGVIALEMGQMFARFGTRVTILERGPRLLAEFDLRLTEQFRAMLEAEGVRILCNVDALRVDKVGEATCLYALINGAEVGFSAERLMLAIGTQPLTRGLGLEEIGVQTDAAGFIKVDQQLRTSVPGIWAAGDVTGAPLIAPAGAREAQIAVRNMLDPDGNHTIDHRYSPMAVFVDPEFATVGLTKYQAEAKGYQVVTTFLHLDRVPKAHVMGEMLGGVILTAEQGSGKVLGVQMLCPRAADIIHEATMAVQFGINVAELATMVHVYPSISDALRQAARENAMEQGLL; encoded by the coding sequence ATGCCGCGCAAATACGATATTATCGTCCTCGGTGCCGGAACCACCGCCTTCGGCGGCGCTCGCATTGCCGCAGCCCAGGGGAAAAAGGTGGTGATGATCGAGCAGTCCCAAATCGGCGGCACCTGCGTCAACTGGGGCTGTATTCCCAGCAAAACCCTGATTCATAAAGCCGAAATGTATCACGGCGCCCGCAAGGGTGAAGGCTGGGGTCTCAATCTGCGGGCCGGCTATCCTGACTGCGGCACCTTGATGCCGCTGAAAACCAATGCCGTCGAAACCGTCCGCACCACCCATTACCAACGTGAGCTGCGCAACACTCCCAATATGGAGGTGGTCCACGCCCGGGGCCGCTTCGTGGCACCGTTTGAGATAGAAGCCGGTGAAGAGATCTTCACCGCACCGCAGATTCTCATTGCCACTGGCGGCGAACCGCGGGTGGTGCCCATCCCCGGCCTCGACAAAGTCCACTACCTGACCAGCTACAGCGCCCTGCACCTGCCATGTTTTCCAGAGTCCATCATCATCCTTGGCGGTGGTGTAATCGCCCTGGAAATGGGGCAGATGTTCGCCAGGTTCGGCACCAGGGTCACAATCCTGGAGCGCGGCCCGCGTTTGCTGGCGGAATTCGACCTGCGCCTGACCGAGCAGTTTCGCGCCATGTTGGAAGCCGAAGGAGTCAGAATCCTCTGTAATGTCGATGCCCTGCGCGTTGACAAGGTCGGTGAGGCGACCTGCCTGTATGCATTGATCAACGGCGCCGAGGTCGGCTTCAGCGCCGAACGGCTGATGCTCGCCATCGGCACCCAGCCGCTCACCCGGGGTCTGGGTCTGGAGGAGATCGGCGTCCAAACCGACGCCGCCGGCTTTATCAAGGTCGATCAGCAACTGCGCACCAGCGTACCCGGGATCTGGGCGGCCGGTGACGTCACCGGCGCGCCGCTGATCGCTCCGGCAGGAGCCCGCGAAGCCCAGATCGCCGTCCGCAACATGCTCGATCCCGACGGCAACCACACCATTGATCATCGCTATTCCCCCATGGCGGTCTTCGTCGATCCCGAATTTGCCACGGTCGGGCTGACCAAATATCAGGCCGAGGCCAAAGGCTACCAGGTGGTCACGACCTTTCTGCATCTGGACCGGGTGCCCAAAGCCCACGTCATGGGCGAAATGCTGGGCGGGGTCATTCTCACCGCGGAACAGGGCAGCGGTAAAGTCCTCGGGGTCCAGATGCTCTGCCCGCGGGCCGCGGACATCATTCATGAAGCAACCATGGCGGTGCAGTTCGGCATCAATGTCGCCGAGTTGGCAACCATGGTTCATGTCTACCCCAGTATCAGTGACGCCCTGCGCCAGGCGGCCCGGGAAAACGCCATGGAGCAGGGGCTGTTATAA
- a CDS encoding RNA recognition motif domain-containing protein — translation MTEKTKIKELFVSELPFETSEEELRQLFSTCGTVRSVFMLNDDRGQFKGIAFIKMSNEKENREAVNILDGTKLDKRYIKVAPARPKGAAPEPQEEVLPQRSRRRRMPKGRKKVR, via the coding sequence ATGACAGAAAAAACCAAAATCAAGGAATTGTTCGTTTCAGAGCTGCCCTTTGAAACGAGCGAAGAAGAACTCAGACAACTATTCTCGACCTGCGGCACGGTTCGCTCGGTTTTCATGCTCAACGATGACCGCGGCCAGTTCAAAGGGATCGCCTTTATCAAGATGTCCAACGAAAAGGAAAACCGTGAAGCCGTTAACATTCTTGATGGCACAAAGCTGGATAAACGCTACATCAAGGTGGCTCCGGCCCGCCCCAAAGGTGCTGCTCCCGAACCTCAGGAAGAAGTGCTACCGCAACGCTCACGGCGCCGCAGAATGCCCAAGGGCCGGAAAAAAGTTCGCTAA
- the traF gene encoding conjugal transfer protein TraF, producing MSRIIGLVLLVLAVCPQFVFALDTYFASPRAMGMGGANVASVHDTSAQYYNPAAFGFMGDPAAGEKAADKFGIDLTAAAGYRLHSDFSQYIDDLNDIDLDQLKVGIENESDLHDLLLLTEALNAVEEDKTGVTADATVGIGVRAGRFCIGVRSYAAASGRVTSVDTLNLGFTVTQDELNTDIEAVVLSGDDGQVTLLNADQQAALLAAGYTSEAIQNIDYAARQQGISSSDVDGVVNLLVDVADATGSTTSTTLDDNTTTVDLHGISIVELPLSYGYRLTPHIAIGGNLKLMRGRVYKNQVSVFDNNAGDALSETDEHYQETTTFGVDLGVMAKYGQFSFGLVGRNLNSPKFDGFSKTVLLDNGETVTLRAADVRLDPQVTAGVAYMPLETLTIEANIDLVESETTFPGYDTRNISVGLEWDAFHVLALRLGGYKNLANSDVDFVYTAGLGVNLWAARLDIAGAFAADSYEYDGSDIPQEAKISAALSFNF from the coding sequence ATGAGCAGAATTATTGGTCTGGTGCTGTTGGTTCTGGCGGTTTGTCCGCAGTTTGTTTTCGCTTTGGATACTTATTTCGCTTCGCCCCGTGCCATGGGGATGGGCGGGGCGAATGTTGCCTCTGTGCATGATACCAGCGCCCAGTATTACAATCCGGCCGCGTTCGGGTTTATGGGCGATCCGGCGGCGGGGGAGAAGGCCGCCGATAAGTTTGGCATTGATCTCACTGCCGCAGCCGGCTACCGCTTGCACAGCGACTTCAGTCAATATATCGATGATCTTAATGATATCGACCTGGACCAGCTGAAGGTCGGCATTGAAAATGAGTCGGATCTGCATGACCTGCTGCTGTTGACCGAAGCGCTGAACGCGGTTGAGGAGGACAAGACCGGGGTGACCGCAGATGCCACCGTCGGGATTGGCGTCCGGGCCGGGCGTTTCTGCATTGGGGTCCGTTCCTATGCCGCGGCTTCAGGGCGGGTCACCAGTGTGGATACCCTGAACCTGGGTTTTACGGTCACCCAGGATGAGTTAAATACGGATATTGAAGCGGTTGTGCTCAGTGGCGACGACGGTCAGGTCACGCTGTTGAACGCGGATCAGCAGGCTGCGCTGCTGGCTGCCGGCTACACCAGTGAGGCGATTCAGAATATCGACTATGCCGCTCGGCAGCAGGGCATTTCCAGCAGTGATGTCGATGGCGTTGTCAACCTGCTGGTGGATGTCGCCGATGCGACCGGCTCGACGACCAGTACGACTCTGGACGATAACACGACCACTGTCGATCTGCATGGCATCAGCATTGTCGAGCTGCCCCTCAGTTACGGCTACCGACTGACCCCGCATATCGCGATCGGCGGTAACCTGAAACTGATGCGGGGGCGGGTTTATAAGAATCAGGTTTCCGTATTCGATAATAACGCCGGTGATGCCCTTTCGGAAACGGACGAACATTATCAGGAAACCACCACCTTCGGGGTCGATTTGGGGGTGATGGCAAAATATGGTCAGTTTTCTTTCGGGTTGGTCGGACGCAATCTGAATTCACCCAAGTTTGACGGTTTCTCCAAGACTGTGCTCCTCGATAACGGTGAAACGGTGACTTTGCGGGCTGCAGATGTCCGCCTTGATCCGCAGGTCACTGCCGGGGTTGCCTATATGCCCCTGGAGACGCTAACGATCGAGGCGAATATCGATCTGGTTGAGAGTGAGACCACCTTTCCGGGGTATGATACCCGGAATATTTCCGTCGGTCTCGAATGGGATGCATTCCATGTCCTTGCGCTGCGCCTGGGCGGTTATAAAAACCTCGCCAACAGCGACGTTGATTTTGTCTATACGGCAGGCCTGGGGGTGAACCTCTGGGCAGCACGGTTGGATATTGCCGGGGCTTTTGCCGCGGATTCTTATGAATACGACGGTTCTGATATCCCGCAGGAAGCGAAGATTTCCGCAGCACTGAGCTTTAACTTTTAG
- a CDS encoding sensor histidine kinase has protein sequence MKQHLLWKLLLNIIPVIFLTILVVWLAIDHLAAAYFMRLMENYSIEPLDSHRMFIEAVHRYLLWAALAALALALTLSYLMTKRVLRPLSQMTRISRELAAGNFSNRVEVVSSDEVGQLGIAFNSMADSLEKLEGLRKSMVSDIAHELRTPLTNLRGYFEGLSDTVLPPSVDTFRMLEQETLRLVDLVDDLQQLSKAESAEAFLQRRQFQVASMIAQLLPLFQLRFQAKQIGIDVQVPDALTLVADFDKILQALRNLLENALRYSPEGGRVSISGRQLTDIVEISVTNSGEGIAAADLPYIFERFFRADRSRSREHGGAGIGLAIVKQLVIAHGGQVGAESRPGLTRIWLRIPTSPPMETALPAIAAKERSAGRKSGN, from the coding sequence ATGAAACAGCATCTGCTCTGGAAATTGTTGCTGAACATCATTCCGGTGATTTTTTTGACCATTCTGGTGGTCTGGCTGGCCATTGATCATCTGGCTGCGGCTTATTTCATGCGGCTGATGGAAAACTACTCCATCGAACCCCTGGACAGTCATCGGATGTTTATCGAAGCGGTCCACCGCTACCTGCTCTGGGCTGCGTTGGCAGCGCTGGCCCTGGCCTTGACTCTCAGTTATCTGATGACCAAGCGGGTGTTGCGGCCGTTGTCCCAAATGACGCGGATTTCCCGCGAATTGGCGGCCGGGAATTTTTCCAACCGGGTAGAGGTGGTTTCATCGGATGAAGTCGGCCAGCTCGGGATAGCCTTTAACAGTATGGCCGACAGCCTTGAGAAGCTGGAAGGGTTGCGTAAAAGCATGGTCTCCGATATCGCCCATGAGCTGCGCACGCCATTGACCAACCTGCGTGGCTATTTCGAAGGCTTAAGCGATACGGTGCTGCCGCCCTCAGTGGATACCTTTCGCATGCTTGAACAGGAGACATTGCGGCTGGTTGATCTGGTCGATGATTTGCAGCAGCTCTCCAAAGCTGAATCGGCCGAGGCCTTTCTGCAGCGGCGCCAGTTTCAGGTTGCGTCCATGATCGCGCAGCTGTTGCCGCTGTTCCAACTGCGCTTTCAGGCCAAACAGATTGGCATTGATGTCCAGGTGCCCGATGCGCTGACCCTGGTGGCCGATTTTGACAAAATTCTCCAGGCCCTGCGCAACCTGCTGGAGAACGCCCTGCGTTATTCTCCGGAGGGGGGCCGGGTCAGCATCAGCGGTCGGCAGCTGACGGATATAGTGGAAATTTCCGTCACCAACAGCGGCGAAGGGATTGCTGCCGCCGACCTCCCCTATATTTTCGAACGTTTCTTCCGGGCCGATCGGTCCCGTTCGCGAGAGCATGGCGGGGCCGGGATCGGCCTGGCCATCGTCAAGCAGCTGGTGATCGCGCATGGCGGTCAGGTCGGTGCCGAAAGCCGACCGGGACTGACCCGGATCTGGCTGAGGATACCAACAAGTCCACCCATGGAAACCGCCCTTCCAGCCATCGCGGCCAAAGAACGAAGTGCGGGAAGGAAGAGCGGAAATTAA
- a CDS encoding response regulator transcription factor — protein sequence MSEAVRCILIVEDDRNTANLVATYLRQEGFETRIEHDGEAGLLAARTGQPALVILDLMLPGLDGLEICRRLRAESNVPILMLTAREEEIDRVLGFSLGADDYVIKPFSPRELVERVKAILRRTRTPQSQAVARLLKHGPLCLEPEKHKVTLGGKAVNLTSTEYILLHTLMSAPGRLFSRGELLRKFYEHEEAVVERVIDVHINKLRQKIERDPARPVFIETVRGFGYRFSEDELPS from the coding sequence ATGAGCGAAGCTGTCAGGTGCATTCTGATTGTTGAAGATGACCGGAATACGGCCAATCTGGTGGCGACCTATTTGCGCCAGGAAGGGTTTGAGACCCGGATCGAGCATGATGGTGAGGCCGGGCTGCTTGCGGCCAGAACCGGTCAGCCGGCCTTGGTCATCCTCGATCTGATGCTGCCGGGGCTGGACGGCCTGGAGATTTGCCGCCGGCTACGGGCCGAGTCGAATGTGCCGATCCTGATGCTGACCGCGCGGGAAGAGGAAATCGATCGGGTTCTCGGGTTCTCTTTGGGGGCCGATGACTATGTGATCAAGCCGTTTAGTCCCAGGGAACTGGTGGAGCGGGTCAAGGCGATTCTGCGGCGAACCCGCACGCCACAGTCCCAGGCCGTGGCCAGGCTATTAAAGCACGGCCCGCTGTGTCTGGAACCGGAGAAACACAAGGTGACCCTGGGTGGAAAAGCGGTCAACCTGACCTCGACGGAATACATCCTGCTGCACACATTGATGTCCGCGCCGGGCCGGTTGTTCAGCCGCGGAGAGTTGCTGCGGAAATTTTACGAGCATGAAGAGGCTGTGGTGGAAAGAGTCATTGATGTGCATATCAACAAGCTGCGCCAGAAAATCGAGCGTGATCCGGCCCGACCGGTTTTCATCGAGACGGTCCGTGGCTTCGGCTATCGTTTTTCTGAAGATGAGCTACCGTCATGA
- a CDS encoding penicillin-binding protein activator: MKHVIALILFWILIIPLLSWSVPASVAAAPRLEQLEQGRQLYQAGSYNQALAVLRNFIQQEPFTPETARGYALIARIFIARNNYVDALLYLQRIPDILHSPEIELLMGQCLVETDKFDAGLQRLRPLISEPLSTADRKTLFSTLATASAARGDSLQALFFLHQQLPFTEQPATVLAQAHQLLQNKLSETDLSEAAFMWQGTAIGQDARLQLARRALVKQQPEQARQQLQRIFASSVTFPYWQEAEALLKRTSDDNWLSRDSIGVMLPLSGRYASYGELVKKGLELALQEHNKTSLPVRFIYRDTATQGVTPAQLVSGLTDDDRVMAIIGPLLATTANEAARRAQQEMVPLLSLSQGEGLPEIGDFIFRDTLTADHQVKKLVAYAMATGHISFSVLHPQNRLGEQMTKLFVDEVQRAGGEIVDVIGYPDDSTDFKKPIEQLLWLDRQVPIPLQEGEEPPELEYPLPPFHALFIPDYADRISLIAPQLVFYGIKDVTLLGINGWNSADLAKRASRFLKDAVFVDAFFADSKRPEVKRFEELYRQAYGDDPSILEAQAFDVATILLQAMDDPTLNNRDDLRKKVLGLQNFQGVTGTYGFDSFGESLKNLYLLKFRNGRIVEKND; encoded by the coding sequence ATGAAGCACGTCATCGCCCTGATTCTGTTCTGGATACTTATCATTCCACTGCTTAGCTGGTCTGTTCCTGCCTCTGTCGCAGCCGCACCACGGCTGGAGCAGCTGGAACAGGGGCGGCAGCTCTATCAAGCCGGCAGCTATAACCAGGCCCTAGCCGTTCTGCGCAATTTTATCCAGCAAGAACCCTTCACCCCGGAAACCGCCCGGGGTTATGCGCTGATCGCCAGGATCTTCATCGCCCGCAACAATTATGTCGATGCCCTGCTTTATCTGCAGCGCATCCCGGACATCCTCCACAGCCCTGAAATCGAACTGCTCATGGGCCAATGTCTGGTTGAAACGGATAAGTTCGATGCCGGGCTGCAACGCCTGCGCCCGCTGATCAGCGAACCGCTCAGTACTGCCGACCGAAAGACCCTGTTCAGCACCCTGGCCACGGCTTCCGCCGCTCGCGGCGACAGCCTCCAGGCCCTGTTTTTCCTCCACCAGCAGTTGCCTTTTACGGAACAGCCGGCCACAGTTCTGGCCCAGGCTCACCAGCTGCTGCAAAACAAGCTCAGCGAAACAGATCTCAGCGAAGCCGCTTTCATGTGGCAGGGGACGGCCATCGGCCAGGATGCACGCCTGCAACTTGCCCGTCGCGCCCTGGTCAAACAACAACCGGAACAGGCTCGGCAGCAATTGCAGCGGATTTTTGCTTCTTCGGTGACTTTTCCCTACTGGCAGGAAGCCGAAGCCCTGCTGAAAAGAACCAGTGACGACAATTGGCTCAGCCGCGACAGTATCGGGGTCATGCTGCCATTGAGCGGCCGCTACGCATCTTACGGCGAACTGGTCAAAAAAGGCCTTGAGCTGGCCTTGCAGGAGCATAACAAGACCAGCCTGCCGGTCCGCTTTATCTATCGGGATACCGCCACTCAAGGGGTGACCCCGGCACAACTGGTCAGCGGACTGACCGACGACGACCGGGTCATGGCTATCATCGGGCCATTGTTGGCGACCACCGCCAACGAGGCAGCGCGCCGAGCCCAACAGGAAATGGTGCCGCTCCTGTCCTTGTCCCAGGGGGAGGGGCTGCCGGAAATCGGTGATTTTATCTTTCGCGACACGCTGACCGCCGATCATCAGGTGAAAAAGCTGGTTGCCTATGCCATGGCAACCGGGCACATCTCCTTTTCCGTTCTCCATCCGCAAAACCGCCTCGGCGAACAGATGACCAAACTGTTTGTCGATGAGGTACAGCGGGCCGGGGGCGAGATCGTCGATGTCATCGGCTACCCAGACGACAGCACGGACTTCAAAAAACCCATCGAGCAACTGCTCTGGCTCGACCGGCAAGTCCCGATTCCTCTGCAGGAAGGGGAAGAGCCGCCGGAATTGGAATATCCGCTGCCCCCCTTTCACGCTCTGTTCATTCCGGATTACGCTGACCGGATCAGCCTGATTGCGCCGCAGCTGGTTTTTTACGGCATCAAGGATGTCACCCTGCTCGGCATCAACGGCTGGAATTCAGCGGACCTGGCCAAGCGAGCCAGCCGCTTCCTCAAAGACGCGGTGTTTGTTGACGCCTTCTTTGCCGACAGCAAACGCCCCGAGGTCAAGCGCTTTGAAGAACTTTACCGGCAGGCCTACGGGGACGATCCCTCCATTCTGGAAGCCCAGGCATTTGATGTGGCCACCATCCTGCTCCAGGCCATGGACGATCCAACCCTCAACAATCGTGACGACCTGCGCAAGAAAGTGCTCGGCCTGCAGAATTTCCAGGGGGTGACCGGCACCTACGGGTTCGACTCCTTTGGCGAATCCCTCAAGAACCTCTATCTGCTTAAATTCAGGAACGGGCGGATTGTCGAAAAGAACGATTGA
- a CDS encoding carbonic anhydrase codes for MADVTRFINGIINFQQQHFGENAELASTLLAGQKPQALLIGCCDSRVDPALMTDCAPGDLFILRNIANLVPPYLKNDDYHGVSSSIEYAVCILEVSDIIVLGHSGCGGIAALMDSADGRETGEFIGKWVNIAAAARDKVLTTMPHESLEKKTRACEQEAILVSLKNLMTFPWVRDRVAQGRLSLHGWYFDIGNGRLKYYNQVTGEYDVLVDRYAPPDLLASEKADGEGPN; via the coding sequence ATGGCCGATGTGACCCGCTTTATTAATGGGATTATTAATTTTCAACAACAGCATTTTGGTGAAAATGCGGAGCTTGCCAGCACCCTGTTGGCAGGGCAGAAACCGCAGGCTTTGCTCATCGGCTGTTGCGATTCACGGGTTGATCCGGCCCTGATGACCGACTGTGCACCGGGTGATCTGTTTATTCTGCGCAATATTGCCAACCTGGTGCCCCCTTATCTGAAGAATGATGATTATCACGGGGTCAGCTCATCCATTGAGTATGCGGTCTGCATTCTGGAGGTTTCCGACATCATTGTGCTTGGGCATTCCGGTTGCGGTGGGATTGCGGCGCTCATGGATTCTGCCGACGGCAGGGAGACCGGGGAGTTTATCGGCAAATGGGTCAATATCGCAGCTGCTGCCCGCGATAAAGTTCTCACGACAATGCCTCATGAATCGCTGGAAAAGAAAACCCGGGCCTGTGAGCAGGAGGCCATTCTGGTTTCGCTGAAGAATCTGATGACCTTTCCCTGGGTCAGGGATCGAGTGGCGCAGGGGCGGTTGAGTCTGCACGGCTGGTATTTCGATATCGGCAACGGGCGGCTGAAATACTACAATCAGGTAACTGGAGAGTACGATGTCCTGGTTGACCGTTATGCTCCGCCTGATCTGCTCGCCAGCGAAAAAGCTGACGGGGAAGGCCCCAATTAA